A single Diceros bicornis minor isolate mBicDic1 chromosome 7, mDicBic1.mat.cur, whole genome shotgun sequence DNA region contains:
- the LOC131408554 gene encoding upstream-binding factor 1-like protein 1: MALPESRDHWCKEDIVKLLERMDNNLPSNDRHTFRTTQSQMDWGKVAFKDFSGEMCKLKWLEISYNLRKFHTLKELVLEPKEDAKNLSKSKRRKKHPDFPKKPLTAYLRFFREKRAQYSQVHPKLSNQELTKLLSEEYRELPEQMKLKYSQDFQKEKQEFEEKLARFREDHPDLVQNPKKSDVPKRGPSKAQKKFQGNVKEVKSSPENCFSKQMKFHGEPQKPPMHGYQKFYQDLWLSRELQAMPLRERMVEIGRRWQRIPQSQKERYKKQAEELQKQYRVDLNHWLQSLSPEEYAEYREATYAKRRNMSMRGGPDPKIRRMDPQSPSARSPQEGLGEEQGLRAPETESPESVGISHASPRSEENKEDGEDEEGRNSSDSSSEDEDEDWEAEGSDSSSSSSGDHSDSDSN; the protein is encoded by the coding sequence ATGGCATTGCCTGAAAGCCGAGACCACTGGTGCAAAGAAGACATTGTGAAATTACTGGAACGCATGGACAATAACCTTCCATCCAATGATAGACACACATTCAGAACCACCCAGTCACAGATGGACTGGGGAAAAGtagcttttaaagatttttctggaGAAATGTGCAAACTCAAATGGTTAGAGATTTCTTATAACTTGAGAAAATTTCACACTTTGAAAGAATTAGTCCTGGAACCTAAGGAAGATGCTAAAAATCTCTCCAAAAGCAAAAGACGCAAGAAACATCCTGACTTCCCCAAGAAGCCCCTGACTGCTTACCTGCGCTTCTTCAGGGAGAAGCGGGCCCAGTACTCCCAAGTGCACCCCAAGCTGAGCAACCAGGAGCTGACCAAGCTCCTGTCTGAGGAGTACAGGGAGCTCCCAGAGCAGATGAAGCTGAAATATAGTCAAGATTTCCAAAAGGAGAAACAGGAGTTTGAGGAGAAACTGGCTCGATTCAGGGAAGACCACCCTGATCTAGTGCAGAACCCCAAGAAATCTGATGTGCCCAAGAGGGGCCCAAGCAAAGCCCAAAAGAAGTTTCAGGGAAATGTGAAAGAAGTGAAGTCTTCCCCagaaaactgtttttccaagcagATGAAATTCCATGGAGAACCCCAGAAGCCCCCCATGCACGGATACCAGAAGTTCTACCAGGACTTGTGGCTGAGTAGGGAGCTGCAGGCCATGCCCCTGAGGGAGCGCATGGTGGAGATTGGCAGACGCTGGCAGCGCATCCCGCAGAGCCAGAAGGAGCGTTATAAGAAGCAGGCTGAGGAGCTGCAGAAACAGTACAGAGTGGACCTGAAtcactggctccagagtctgtctCCTGAAGAATACGCTGAATACAGAGAAGCAACCTATGCTAAGCGTAGGAACATGAGCATGAGGGGAGGCCCGGACCCCAAGATCAGACGGATGGATCCGCAGTCCCCATCAGCAAGGAGTCCTCAAGAAGGCCTTGGAGAGGAGCAGGGGCTACGGGCTCCAGAGACAGAATCACCCGAGTCTGTTGGAATTTCTCATGCCTCACCGAGATCAGAAGAAAATAAGGAAGATGGGGAAGACGAGGAAGGCAGGAACTCCTCAGACTCCAGCAGTGAGGATGAAGATGAAGATTGGGAGGCTGAGGGCAGTGACTCGAGCTCCTCTTCCTCAGGGGACCACTCTGACTCAGACTCCAACTGA
- the LOC131408990 gene encoding tripartite motif-containing protein 43-like, producing MDLDIPQAFQKELICLICLNCLTDPVTIDCGHSFCWPCLCLYWEKAETPACCPVCRKPSQETEYKTNILLKNLVSIARKARLRQFLSSEEHMCGTHKETKKIFCEDSRSLLCVLCSESQEHEAHSHRSVEEAAEEYREKVSKQMRSLWEKMQENQRNLDKDGMEISFHNGVTNDDIRLLDDVRSLRYMHDYPYASLNPGTSNYFASWGTQNFTSGKHYWELHVDASWDWALGVCKDSWIRKTGTLVESEETFLLVCVKEDNRYSLWTTPPTQPRFTEKPVGRVGVFLDLDRGSMSFVDVAKRSIIWRYPDGMFSFPVRPFFCAGHA from the exons ATGGACTTGGACATCCCACAAGCCTTCCAGAAAGAACTCATCTGCCTCATCTGCCTGAATTGCCTTACAGACCCAGTCACCATAGACTGTGGGCACAGCTTCTGTTGGCCCTGTCTCTGTCTTTACTGGGAGAAAGCCGAGACTCCCGCCTGTTGCCCGGTGTGCAGGAAACCATCCCAAGAGACAGAATACAAAACCAATATTCTTCTGAAGAATCTGGTGTCCATTGCCAGAAAAGCCAGACTCAGGCAATTCCTGAGCTCTGAGGAACATATGTGTGGGACCCACAAGGAGACAAAGAAGATCTTCTGTGAAGACAGCAGGAGCCTGCTGTGTGTGCTCTGCTCTGAATCTCAGGAGCACGAGGCTCACAGTCACCGTTCAGTGGAAGAGGCCGCTGAGGAATACCGG GAGAAGGTTTCCAAGCAAATGAGGTCTTTATGGGAAAAGATGCaagaaaaccaaagaaatctCGATAAAGATGGCA TGGAAATTTCCTTCCATAATGGAGTAACCAATGACGATATCAGGCTGTTGGATGACGTGAGAAGTTTGAGGTACATGCATGACTATCCATATGCGTCTTTGAATCCCGGGACATCAAACTATTTTGCTTCCTGGGGAACCCAGAACTTCACCTCTGGAAAACACTACTGGGAGCTGCACGTGGACGCATCTTGGGACTGGGCTCTAGGCGTCTGTAAGGATTCCTGGataaggaagactggcacactgGTTGAATCGGAGGAGACATTTCTTCTTGTATGTGTGAAGGAGGATAATCGTTACAGTCTCTGGACCACCCCCCCGACACAACCTCGGTTCACAGAGAAACCTGTGGGCCGGGTTGGTGTGTTCCTTGATTTAGACCGTGGCAGTATGAGCTTTGTGGATGTTGCAAAGCGCTCCATCATTTGGAGGTACCCAGATGGCATGTTCAGTTTCCCTGTCAGGCCTTTCTTTTGCGCTGGCCACGCATGA